In Bacillus toyonensis BCT-7112, a single window of DNA contains:
- the atpB gene encoding F0F1 ATP synthase subunit A, with the protein MEHGKLVEFLGLTFDLSSVMMVTVAAVIVFLIAVIGTRSLALRPTGMQNFMEWVFDFVKGIINSTMDWKTGGRFLTLGVTLIMFIIVSNFLGLPFMYSTVEAGEHIAWWRSPTSDPAVTLTLAVMVVTLTHYYGIKMKGTKEYVKGYFQPMKFLFPLKVIEEFANTLTLGLRLFGNIYAGEILLGLLAKLGGASVLGALGALVPMLAWMGFSVFVGSIQSFIFVMLTMVYMAHKVSHDH; encoded by the coding sequence GTGGAACACGGTAAATTAGTTGAATTTCTAGGTTTAACGTTCGATTTGTCATCAGTTATGATGGTTACTGTAGCAGCAGTTATTGTTTTCTTAATCGCAGTTATAGGAACTCGCAGCTTAGCTCTTCGCCCAACAGGAATGCAAAATTTCATGGAATGGGTGTTTGACTTCGTGAAAGGGATTATCAATAGTACGATGGACTGGAAAACAGGTGGACGTTTCTTAACGCTTGGCGTTACGCTTATCATGTTTATCATCGTATCGAACTTCCTTGGTTTACCATTCATGTATTCAACAGTTGAGGCTGGCGAACATATTGCATGGTGGAGATCACCAACGTCTGATCCAGCAGTTACATTAACATTAGCCGTGATGGTAGTTACCCTCACCCATTATTATGGAATTAAGATGAAGGGTACGAAAGAATACGTTAAAGGTTATTTCCAACCTATGAAATTCTTATTCCCATTAAAGGTTATTGAGGAGTTTGCTAACACATTAACGTTAGGTCTTCGTTTGTTCGGTAACATTTATGCAGGTGAAATCCTGTTAGGATTACTTGCTAAGTTAGGCGGAGCATCAGTTCTTGGAGCATTAGGTGCGCTTGTACCGATGTTAGCATGGATGGGATTCAGTGTATTCGTTGGATCAATCCAGTCATTTATTTTCGTTATGTTAACGATGGTTTATATGGCTCATAAAGTAAGCCATGACCATTAA
- the atpE gene encoding F0F1 ATP synthase subunit C, translated as MSLGVIAAAIAIGLSALGAGIGNGLIVSRTIEGVARQPELKGALQTIMFIGVALVEALPIIGVVIAFIVMNK; from the coding sequence ATGAGTTTAGGTGTAATCGCAGCTGCAATTGCAATTGGTTTATCAGCATTAGGTGCAGGTATTGGTAACGGTCTTATCGTATCACGTACAATCGAAGGTGTTGCTCGTCAACCAGAATTAAAAGGCGCACTTCAAACAATTATGTTCATCGGGGTTGCTTTAGTTGAGGCACTTCCAATCATCGGTGTAGTTATTGCTTTCATCGTAATGAACAAATAA
- a CDS encoding DUF4024 domain-containing protein, which produces MVGLSVTKIHLFRDENVNFLFCIGFMQKNELLLTHRE; this is translated from the coding sequence ATGGTAGGGCTTTCAGTGACAAAAATACATCTATTCCGTGACGAAAATGTAAACTTTTTATTTTGTATAGGATTTATGCAAAAAAATGAGTTATTATTAACACATCGTGAATGA
- the upp gene encoding uracil phosphoribosyltransferase, protein MGKLYVFDHPLIQHKITYIRDKNTGTKDFRELVDEVASLMAFEITRDLPLKDIEIETPVSKATTKVIAGKKLGLIPILRAGLGMVDGILKLIPAAKVGHVGLYRDPETLQPVEYYVKLPTDVEERDFIVLDPMLATGGSAAEAINSLKKRGAKQIKLMCIVAAPEGVKVVQEEHPDVDIYVAALDEKLNDHGYVVPGLGDAGDRLFGTK, encoded by the coding sequence ATGGGAAAACTGTATGTATTTGATCACCCGTTAATTCAACATAAGATTACATATATTCGCGATAAGAATACAGGTACGAAAGATTTTCGTGAATTAGTGGACGAAGTAGCAAGCTTAATGGCTTTCGAAATTACTCGCGACCTTCCACTTAAAGACATTGAAATTGAAACGCCTGTAAGTAAAGCGACAACAAAAGTGATCGCTGGTAAAAAACTTGGTTTAATTCCGATTTTACGTGCAGGTTTAGGAATGGTTGATGGAATTCTGAAATTAATTCCAGCAGCAAAAGTAGGACACGTTGGTTTATACCGTGACCCTGAAACATTGCAACCGGTAGAATACTATGTGAAACTTCCAACGGATGTAGAAGAGCGTGACTTTATCGTACTAGATCCGATGCTAGCAACAGGTGGTTCTGCAGCTGAAGCAATTAACTCTCTGAAAAAACGCGGTGCGAAACAAATTAAATTAATGTGTATCGTAGCAGCTCCAGAAGGAGTAAAAGTAGTACAAGAAGAGCATCCTGATGTTGATATTTATGTAGCAGCATTAGATGAAAAGTTAAATGACCACGGTTATGTAGTGCCAGGTCTTGGTGATGCTGGTGACCGTTTATTCGGAACGAAGTAA
- a CDS encoding AtpZ/AtpI family protein encodes MQKNDRSHIKAYALMSGILAQLVGSILIGIFGGQWIDNKVGTFPLFLIIGLLLGLGTGVYAMIRLIRHYYSGEQ; translated from the coding sequence TTGCAAAAAAACGACCGCAGCCATATAAAAGCTTATGCTTTAATGTCAGGAATTCTTGCTCAATTAGTCGGTTCTATTCTTATTGGAATCTTTGGTGGGCAGTGGATTGATAATAAGGTTGGAACGTTTCCATTGTTTCTTATTATAGGTTTATTACTAGGATTAGGAACAGGGGTATACGCAATGATTCGACTCATTCGACATTACTATTCGGGAGAGCAATGA
- a CDS encoding low molecular weight protein arginine phosphatase: MKRVLFVCTGNTCRSPMAEALLRHHGGDKFEVQSAGVFAYPGSDASIYAKEALAEKGISIDHAAQQVNEALLDWADIVVTMTENHKQLVLGHYPSVEKKLNTLYGLTEGIGKDISDPFGGSLSIYKETLDEMEKLVQTLLKKHSEG; encoded by the coding sequence ATGAAACGAGTGTTATTTGTTTGCACTGGCAATACATGTCGTAGTCCGATGGCTGAGGCGTTACTTCGTCATCATGGAGGAGATAAGTTTGAAGTGCAATCTGCTGGTGTTTTCGCCTATCCTGGAAGCGATGCATCGATATATGCGAAGGAAGCTTTAGCTGAAAAAGGAATTTCAATCGATCATGCCGCGCAGCAGGTAAATGAAGCTTTGCTTGATTGGGCTGATATTGTCGTAACGATGACGGAAAATCATAAGCAACTTGTACTTGGTCACTATCCGAGTGTTGAAAAGAAGTTGAATACATTATATGGACTAACTGAAGGTATAGGTAAAGACATTTCAGATCCTTTTGGAGGATCGCTTTCTATTTATAAAGAAACGTTAGATGAGATGGAAAAACTTGTACAAACTTTACTGAAAAAACATTCAGAGGGTTGA
- a CDS encoding ATP synthase subunit I, with amino-acid sequence MIDVHGLVQRQKKYMYYLLALLVLGWGFTSYKDVFLGLIIGTIFSFLSLRIIARRTDKLLDRVTNGENVKFKATAVSTYSRFATIGLLILFAAKYQELIAMWGLGVGLLTGYLVMIIDFLYLEYKSREER; translated from the coding sequence ATGATAGACGTACATGGACTTGTCCAAAGACAAAAGAAATATATGTACTACTTGCTTGCGCTTCTAGTGCTAGGATGGGGATTCACCTCTTACAAGGATGTATTTCTTGGGCTGATTATCGGAACGATTTTCAGTTTTCTTAGTTTGCGCATCATTGCACGTAGAACAGACAAGCTGTTAGATCGCGTAACGAATGGAGAAAACGTGAAGTTTAAGGCAACAGCGGTAAGTACATATTCGAGATTCGCGACAATTGGGTTATTAATTTTATTTGCAGCCAAATATCAAGAGTTAATTGCGATGTGGGGCTTAGGTGTAGGATTGCTGACAGGATATCTTGTCATGATCATAGATTTTCTTTATTTAGAGTATAAGAGCAGGGAAGAGAGGTGA
- the spoIIR gene encoding stage II sporulation protein R, with protein MKKQVIAYLLLLLIGAQLLVQFGYMKADAKGPSVIPKEAVRLRILANSDSDKDQALKRKVRDEVKAQIDGWVADLTSFEEARKVIQSHIPEIEKTVKNTLKKEGSTESFQVKFGKNVKFPTKVYGNFIYPAGEYEAVLITIGKGEGANWWCVLFPPMCFLDFSSGTAVRKEEHVVKAESPEEDQVEQAEGDIVDSPKIEEDKVKEKKVVKQEVAKKVTASEKKVVKSEIKVEEQPVSKEETKTVEKVEKKQEKQNEYVHVEEEEKKPEVKLFIVEAFTSLFSK; from the coding sequence ATGAAAAAACAAGTTATTGCTTATCTTCTTCTATTATTAATTGGTGCACAGTTACTTGTGCAGTTTGGATATATGAAAGCTGATGCGAAAGGGCCTTCTGTTATTCCGAAAGAGGCCGTTCGATTAAGAATTTTAGCAAATAGTGATTCAGATAAAGATCAGGCGTTAAAGCGTAAAGTACGCGATGAAGTAAAAGCGCAAATTGATGGATGGGTAGCAGATTTAACGTCATTTGAAGAGGCGCGAAAGGTAATTCAAAGTCATATTCCAGAAATCGAAAAAACAGTGAAAAACACGCTAAAAAAGGAAGGCAGTACAGAGTCATTCCAAGTGAAATTTGGTAAGAATGTAAAGTTTCCTACAAAGGTATATGGGAATTTTATTTATCCAGCAGGAGAATATGAAGCGGTACTCATTACAATTGGAAAAGGTGAAGGGGCGAATTGGTGGTGTGTGTTATTTCCTCCAATGTGTTTCTTAGATTTTTCAAGTGGTACAGCTGTAAGAAAAGAAGAGCATGTTGTGAAGGCTGAATCTCCTGAAGAAGATCAAGTGGAACAAGCTGAAGGGGATATAGTCGATTCACCAAAGATAGAAGAGGATAAGGTGAAGGAAAAGAAAGTTGTAAAACAGGAAGTAGCAAAAAAAGTAACAGCTTCTGAAAAGAAAGTAGTAAAAAGTGAAATAAAAGTAGAAGAACAGCCTGTAAGTAAAGAAGAAACAAAAACAGTGGAAAAAGTGGAGAAAAAGCAAGAAAAACAAAATGAGTATGTACATGTAGAAGAGGAAGAAAAAAAGCCAGAAGTTAAATTATTTATTGTAGAAGCTTTTACATCTTTATTTTCTAAATAG
- a CDS encoding TIGR01440 family protein, translating into MTEIVKVREQLQISLSDFQEQASLQSGQIFVVGCSTSEVLGERIGTSGTMEVAEAIFSELKQFQEQTGIALAFQCCEHLNRALVVEREVAIKYQFEIVTVTPVRSAGGALGTYAYHNLKDPVVVEFIKADAGMDIGDTFIGMHLKHVAVPVRTSVKEIGNAHVTMAKTRGKLIGGARAVYAAEEETITCR; encoded by the coding sequence ATGACAGAAATCGTAAAGGTAAGAGAACAGCTACAAATATCGCTTTCTGATTTCCAAGAACAAGCTTCATTGCAAAGTGGTCAAATTTTTGTAGTGGGGTGTAGCACGAGCGAAGTGCTAGGAGAAAGAATTGGAACATCAGGAACGATGGAAGTAGCAGAGGCGATTTTTTCTGAGTTAAAACAATTTCAAGAGCAAACAGGTATTGCGTTAGCGTTCCAATGTTGCGAGCATTTAAACCGTGCTTTAGTAGTTGAGAGAGAAGTAGCGATAAAATATCAATTTGAAATTGTAACAGTTACGCCTGTTAGATCAGCAGGTGGTGCATTGGGGACATATGCGTATCACAATTTGAAAGATCCGGTAGTAGTTGAATTTATTAAAGCGGATGCTGGAATGGATATTGGTGATACATTTATTGGTATGCATTTAAAGCATGTAGCTGTTCCAGTTCGTACAAGTGTGAAGGAAATTGGAAATGCACATGTAACGATGGCGAAAACACGTGGAAAACTAATAGGTGGAGCACGTGCTGTTTATGCAGCGGAGGAAGAAACGATTACTTGCCGTTAA
- the glyA gene encoding serine hydroxymethyltransferase codes for MDHLKRQDEKVFAAIEAELGRQRSKIELIASENFVSEAVMEAQGSVLTNKYAEGYPGKRYYGGCEHVDVVEDIARDRVKEIFGAEHVNVQPHSGAQANMAVYFTILEQGDTVLGMNLSHGGHLTHGSPVNFSGVQYNFVEYGVDADSHRINYDDVLAKAKEHKPKLIVAGASAYPRVIDFKRFREIADEVGAYLMVDMAHIAGLVAAGLHPNPVPHAHFVTTTTHKTLRGPRGGMILCEEQFAKQIDKSIFPGIQGGPLMHVIAAKAVAFGEVLQDDFKTYAQNIINNANRLAEGLQKEGLTLVSGGTDNHLILIDVRNLEITGKVAEHVLDEVGITVNKNTIPFETASPFVTSGVRIGTAAVTSRGFGLEDMDEIAALIAYTLKNHENEAALEEARKRVEALTSKFPMYTDL; via the coding sequence GTGGATCATTTAAAACGTCAAGATGAAAAGGTATTTGCTGCAATTGAGGCAGAACTAGGAAGACAGCGTTCAAAGATTGAGTTAATCGCTTCGGAGAACTTCGTAAGTGAAGCAGTAATGGAGGCGCAAGGTTCTGTTTTAACGAATAAGTATGCTGAAGGATATCCTGGAAAACGTTACTACGGTGGTTGTGAACACGTAGACGTAGTAGAAGATATCGCACGTGATCGCGTAAAAGAAATTTTCGGTGCAGAGCACGTAAATGTTCAACCACATTCTGGTGCACAAGCGAACATGGCAGTATATTTCACAATTCTAGAGCAAGGCGATACAGTACTTGGTATGAATTTATCTCATGGTGGTCACTTAACACACGGAAGCCCTGTTAACTTCAGTGGAGTACAATATAATTTCGTAGAATATGGCGTGGATGCTGACTCTCACCGTATTAATTACGATGATGTATTAGCAAAAGCGAAAGAACATAAACCAAAATTAATCGTAGCAGGTGCAAGTGCATACCCTCGTGTTATCGATTTCAAACGATTCCGTGAGATTGCAGATGAAGTGGGCGCATACTTAATGGTTGATATGGCACATATCGCTGGTTTAGTAGCTGCTGGTTTACATCCAAACCCAGTACCACATGCACATTTCGTTACAACAACAACACATAAAACATTACGTGGCCCGCGTGGTGGTATGATTTTATGTGAAGAGCAATTTGCAAAACAAATTGATAAATCAATCTTCCCTGGTATTCAAGGTGGCCCACTTATGCATGTAATCGCTGCAAAAGCTGTTGCATTTGGTGAGGTGCTTCAAGATGACTTTAAAACATATGCACAAAATATCATTAATAATGCGAACCGCTTAGCTGAAGGCCTTCAAAAAGAAGGACTTACACTTGTTTCTGGTGGAACAGACAATCACTTAATCTTGATTGATGTTCGTAATTTAGAAATCACAGGTAAAGTAGCGGAGCACGTATTAGATGAAGTTGGTATTACAGTGAACAAAAATACAATCCCATTTGAAACAGCAAGCCCATTTGTAACAAGTGGCGTACGTATCGGTACGGCAGCTGTAACATCTCGTGGTTTCGGTTTAGAAGACATGGATGAAATTGCTGCACTTATTGCTTATACATTAAAAAATCATGAAAATGAAGCTGCATTAGAAGAAGCACGTAAGCGTGTAGAAGCGTTAACGAGCAAATTCCCAATGTATACAGATCTATAA
- a CDS encoding PTS sugar transporter subunit IIA has product MFKKLFGLGSKTNEETIVAPLTGAVKNIEEVPDPVFAGRMMGDGVAIDPIEGVVVSPVDGEIVQLFHTKHAIGIKAKNGTEILIHVGLETVKMEGEGFEAHVSEGQAVKAGDKLISFDLELIREKAKSTITPIVITNTDAAESIKTTVGVTATKGSTEVMKVTMK; this is encoded by the coding sequence ATGTTTAAAAAATTATTCGGTCTTGGTTCAAAAACAAATGAAGAAACAATTGTAGCTCCATTAACTGGAGCAGTGAAAAATATTGAAGAAGTACCAGATCCAGTATTCGCTGGTCGTATGATGGGTGACGGTGTTGCAATCGATCCTATTGAAGGTGTAGTTGTATCTCCAGTTGATGGTGAAATCGTACAATTATTCCACACGAAACATGCTATCGGAATTAAAGCGAAAAACGGTACAGAAATTTTAATCCACGTTGGATTAGAAACTGTAAAAATGGAAGGTGAAGGTTTCGAAGCTCACGTTTCTGAAGGACAAGCTGTAAAAGCTGGAGATAAATTAATCTCATTCGACTTAGAATTAATCCGTGAAAAAGCGAAAAGCACGATTACTCCAATCGTTATTACAAACACAGATGCAGCTGAGTCTATTAAGACAACTGTAGGTGTAACAGCTACAAAAGGTTCAACAGAAGTAATGAAAGTTACAATGAAATAA
- a CDS encoding L-threonylcarbamoyladenylate synthase yields the protein MHTNMWVVDNVVERKKNYPQLQEAARLLRENEAVAFPTETVYGLGANAMNDEAIAKIFEAKGRPSDNPLIVHIGTKSQLDGIVNEIPPVAEKLMEHFWPGPLTIILPRKEGISEKVTAGLNTVGVRMPDHPVALALIEEANVPVAAPSANRSGRPSPTLASHVYEDLNGKIAGIVDGGATGVGVESTVIDCTSEIPTILRPGGITKEQLEAVIGTVSLDPALKDEKEKPKSPGMKYTHYAPKAPLSIVEGSREFIQRLVDKKKDEGFKVGVLTTEEYQHVYSADVVLSCGMRSDLASVATKLYDVLRTFDASEVDVIFSESFPNDGIGNAIMNRLTKAAGHHIITE from the coding sequence ATGCACACAAATATGTGGGTTGTGGATAATGTTGTGGAAAGAAAAAAAAATTATCCACAGTTACAAGAAGCAGCAAGACTATTAAGAGAAAACGAAGCGGTTGCCTTCCCTACGGAAACGGTATATGGGCTAGGTGCAAACGCGATGAATGATGAAGCAATTGCGAAAATTTTTGAAGCAAAAGGGAGACCAAGTGATAATCCACTTATTGTTCACATAGGTACAAAATCTCAGTTAGATGGGATTGTAAATGAAATTCCGCCGGTTGCGGAGAAGTTAATGGAACACTTTTGGCCAGGACCATTAACGATTATTTTGCCAAGAAAAGAAGGTATTTCTGAGAAGGTGACGGCAGGTCTTAATACGGTTGGAGTAAGAATGCCGGATCATCCAGTAGCGCTCGCTCTTATTGAGGAGGCGAATGTACCGGTTGCAGCACCGAGTGCGAATCGTTCAGGGCGTCCAAGCCCAACGTTAGCTTCTCACGTATATGAAGATTTAAATGGAAAGATTGCAGGTATTGTTGATGGTGGGGCAACGGGAGTAGGCGTTGAATCAACTGTAATCGATTGTACAAGTGAGATTCCAACAATTTTACGTCCAGGCGGGATTACGAAAGAACAATTGGAAGCAGTAATAGGTACTGTTTCTTTAGATCCAGCTTTAAAGGACGAGAAGGAAAAACCGAAATCACCTGGAATGAAATATACACATTATGCACCGAAAGCGCCACTTAGTATTGTTGAAGGATCACGTGAGTTTATTCAGCGTCTTGTGGATAAGAAGAAGGATGAAGGATTTAAAGTAGGTGTATTAACGACAGAAGAATATCAGCATGTATATAGTGCAGATGTCGTATTATCTTGTGGTATGCGAAGTGATTTAGCTAGTGTTGCGACCAAATTATATGATGTACTTAGAACGTTCGATGCAAGTGAAGTGGATGTTATTTTTAGTGAGTCGTTCCCGAATGACGGAATAGGGAATGCAATAATGAATCGCTTAACAAAAGCAGCAGGACATCATATTATTACTGAATGA
- a CDS encoding mechanosensitive ion channel protein, whose product MKKVYFATKEDVERLHSFFGQANKKDDKINELYAQFMILEEAEEIRAVIGYEQSEENALIRSCLFTPHVDKQTFLYFFEMFLQYMKEKNIRQLYLLTNHPQSITIFQFFDFVTIEREKVPEGIRQLEHFCKNIKEPNAIILNCQLFTKLSTD is encoded by the coding sequence ATGAAGAAAGTGTATTTTGCTACGAAAGAGGATGTAGAAAGATTACATTCTTTTTTCGGACAAGCTAATAAAAAAGATGATAAAATAAATGAGTTATACGCACAATTTATGATTTTGGAAGAGGCGGAAGAAATACGAGCTGTAATTGGATATGAACAAAGTGAAGAAAATGCACTTATTCGTTCTTGTTTATTCACACCTCATGTGGATAAACAGACTTTCTTATATTTTTTCGAAATGTTTTTGCAGTATATGAAAGAAAAAAATATTCGACAATTGTACTTACTAACAAATCATCCACAATCTATAACAATCTTTCAGTTTTTTGACTTTGTCACTATAGAGAGAGAGAAAGTGCCAGAGGGAATTCGACAGCTAGAACACTTTTGTAAAAATATAAAAGAGCCAAATGCAATAATACTAAATTGTCAGCTATTCACAAAGTTATCCACGGATTAA
- a CDS encoding manganese efflux pump MntP family protein: MTFEQLIPLIIMAFALGMDAFSVSLGMGMMTLKLRQILYIGMTIGIFHIIMPFIGMVLGRFLSEKYGDIAHFAGAILLIGLGFYIVYSSILENEETRTAPIGISLFVFAFGVSIDSFSVGLSLGIYGAQTIITILLFGFISMLLAWFGLLIGRHAKGILGTYGEIVGGIILVGFGLYILFPI; this comes from the coding sequence ATGACGTTTGAACAGCTAATACCTTTAATAATTATGGCATTCGCCTTAGGGATGGATGCGTTCTCGGTGAGTCTTGGTATGGGGATGATGACCTTAAAGTTAAGACAAATCCTGTATATCGGTATGACGATAGGGATTTTTCATATAATCATGCCATTTATAGGAATGGTATTAGGTCGTTTTTTATCAGAGAAGTATGGGGACATTGCACATTTTGCAGGTGCTATTTTATTAATTGGTCTAGGGTTTTATATCGTATATTCGTCTATTTTAGAAAACGAAGAGACTAGAACAGCTCCTATTGGAATTAGTTTATTTGTATTTGCATTTGGCGTCAGTATAGATAGCTTTTCGGTAGGCCTTAGTCTTGGTATTTACGGAGCACAGACGATTATTACAATATTACTTTTTGGATTTATTAGCATGTTATTAGCGTGGTTTGGTTTATTAATTGGTAGACATGCGAAAGGTATACTCGGTACATATGGTGAGATAGTAGGTGGTATCATTCTGGTTGGATTTGGATTATATATCCTTTTTCCTATATAA
- the rpiB gene encoding ribose 5-phosphate isomerase B, whose translation MKVVIASDHGGMNIRKELVSLLEELNIEYIDLGCECEAGSVDYPDFAFPAAEMVANGEVDRGILVCGTGIGMSIAANKVNGIRCALVHDTFSAKATREHNDTNMLAMGERVIGAGLARDIAKIWLTTDYEGGRHENRVGKIKTYETK comes from the coding sequence ATGAAAGTAGTAATAGCATCTGATCACGGCGGTATGAATATCCGTAAAGAACTTGTAAGTTTATTAGAAGAATTAAATATTGAATATATTGATTTAGGTTGTGAATGTGAAGCTGGTTCAGTTGATTACCCTGATTTTGCATTTCCAGCAGCGGAAATGGTAGCAAATGGTGAAGTGGATCGTGGTATTTTAGTTTGTGGGACAGGCATCGGTATGTCAATCGCGGCAAACAAAGTAAACGGTATTCGTTGTGCGTTAGTTCATGATACTTTCAGTGCGAAAGCAACGAGAGAGCATAATGACACTAACATGCTAGCAATGGGCGAGCGTGTAATTGGTGCTGGTCTAGCGCGTGATATCGCAAAAATTTGGTTAACAACTGACTATGAAGGTGGCCGTCACGAAAACCGCGTAGGAAAAATTAAAACATACGAAACAAAGTAA
- the atpF gene encoding F0F1 ATP synthase subunit B, translating into MPTLLLGAAIPFGTIAYTLFIFLLLLVMLRKFAWGPLMGIMKEREEHVTSEIDAAERSNAEAKKLVEEQREMLKQSRVEAQELIERAKKQAVDQKDVIVAAAKEEAESIKASAVQEIQREKEQAIAALQEQVASLSVQIASKVIEKELKEEDQVKLIRDYIKEVGEAR; encoded by the coding sequence GTGCCAACTTTATTATTAGGGGCTGCCATTCCATTTGGAACGATTGCTTATACATTGTTCATTTTCTTACTTCTATTAGTAATGCTACGCAAATTTGCGTGGGGTCCTTTAATGGGAATTATGAAAGAACGTGAAGAGCATGTTACTAGTGAAATCGACGCTGCAGAAAGAAGTAACGCTGAAGCGAAGAAATTAGTAGAAGAACAACGTGAAATGTTAAAACAATCGCGTGTTGAAGCACAAGAGTTAATCGAAAGAGCGAAAAAACAAGCTGTAGATCAAAAAGATGTGATTGTTGCTGCTGCGAAAGAAGAAGCAGAATCAATTAAAGCATCTGCTGTACAAGAAATTCAACGCGAAAAAGAGCAAGCGATTGCTGCTTTACAAGAACAAGTCGCTTCTTTATCTGTTCAAATTGCTTCTAAAGTAATTGAAAAAGAGTTAAAAGAAGAAGATCAAGTGAAGTTAATTCGCGATTATATTAAAGAAGTAGGAGAAGCGCGATGA
- a CDS encoding DoxX family protein, with translation MMDFGLLIIRLIIGITFMGHGAQKLFGWFGGYGLKGTGGWMESIGLRPGVFMAFMAGATELLGGFLFASGIFTVIGSLFIVGTMLMAIFTVHGKNGYWVTQDGFEYNLMLIAVAVGVALIGPGAYVLL, from the coding sequence ATGATGGATTTCGGTCTTCTTATTATTCGTCTTATTATAGGAATTACATTCATGGGTCATGGTGCTCAAAAATTATTCGGTTGGTTCGGTGGTTATGGCTTAAAAGGAACAGGCGGTTGGATGGAATCAATCGGTTTACGCCCTGGTGTATTTATGGCATTTATGGCTGGTGCAACTGAATTACTAGGTGGTTTCTTATTCGCATCAGGTATTTTCACTGTAATTGGTTCATTATTTATCGTTGGAACAATGTTAATGGCAATCTTCACTGTTCACGGAAAAAATGGTTACTGGGTAACACAAGACGGATTTGAATATAATTTAATGTTAATCGCTGTCGCTGTTGGTGTCGCTTTAATCGGGCCTGGCGCATACGTTTTACTTTAA
- a CDS encoding flavin reductase family protein, with protein sequence MLSINPNEQTEKENYKLLTGSIIPRPVAFVTSITKDGVLNGAPYSYFNIVAANPPLISVSVQRKAGTPKDTSRNAMEQGEFVVHISDESYIEAINETAANLPPNESEIELAKLTPIKSDVISVPGVKEANIRMECVLERAIPLGGTEDSPACDLLIGRIVRFHVAEHLYEKGRIHAEGLKPVSRLAGHNYAKLGEQFELVRPV encoded by the coding sequence ATGTTATCAATTAATCCAAATGAACAAACGGAAAAAGAGAATTACAAATTATTAACGGGCAGCATTATTCCACGTCCCGTCGCATTCGTTACTTCTATAACAAAAGACGGTGTATTAAATGGAGCGCCTTATAGTTATTTCAATATTGTTGCTGCTAATCCACCACTTATTTCAGTTTCTGTACAACGAAAAGCAGGAACACCGAAAGATACTTCCCGAAACGCAATGGAACAAGGAGAGTTTGTTGTACATATTTCTGACGAATCTTACATAGAAGCGATTAATGAAACAGCAGCTAACCTTCCGCCAAACGAGAGTGAAATCGAACTAGCAAAACTAACACCAATTAAAAGTGACGTCATCTCTGTTCCAGGTGTGAAAGAAGCGAACATTCGAATGGAATGCGTACTAGAACGCGCAATCCCTCTTGGCGGAACGGAAGACTCACCAGCTTGCGATCTACTAATCGGACGCATCGTTCGTTTCCACGTCGCAGAACACCTATACGAAAAAGGCCGCATTCACGCAGAAGGACTAAAACCAGTAAGCCGTCTAGCAGGACACAACTATGCAAAATTAGGAGAACAATTTGAATTGGTGAGGCCAGTTTAA